One Maribacter dokdonensis DSW-8 genomic region harbors:
- a CDS encoding SAM hydrolase/SAM-dependent halogenase family protein, which produces MAIITLTTDFGLKDHFVAVLKGSIYTELPDAKIVDISHDIMPFNIQECAYVLSNSYNSFPKGTIHIVGVDSEETPDNKHIVALVNGHYFISANTGVIGLITSEMTPEKVFEINLPDSIANSFPVLNVFIQVACHIARGGTLELVGKPFTELRDLREFSPRITEEGKKIIGSVIYIDNYGNVVTNIRKNLFDAYRKDRPYTLLVRNHKINTIHKAYNDFIDYSLEKSQRKSAGDLLAIFNSSNYIELAIFKSNLTTVGGASTLLGLDYRDTIMVDFE; this is translated from the coding sequence ATGGCAATAATTACCCTCACAACAGATTTTGGACTTAAAGATCACTTTGTAGCTGTATTGAAAGGCTCCATATATACCGAATTGCCCGATGCTAAAATTGTTGATATTTCGCATGACATCATGCCATTCAATATTCAAGAATGTGCCTACGTGCTATCTAATTCATACAATAGTTTTCCCAAAGGCACTATACATATAGTTGGTGTAGACTCAGAAGAAACCCCAGACAATAAACATATTGTAGCATTGGTAAACGGTCATTATTTTATAAGTGCAAATACCGGTGTTATAGGGTTGATCACTTCTGAAATGACACCGGAAAAAGTGTTTGAAATAAATTTACCGGATTCCATTGCAAATTCTTTTCCCGTGCTCAATGTCTTTATACAAGTTGCCTGTCATATAGCCCGTGGAGGTACTTTAGAATTGGTAGGCAAGCCATTTACCGAACTAAGGGACCTAAGGGAGTTTTCACCTAGAATTACTGAAGAAGGCAAAAAAATTATTGGCAGTGTCATTTATATAGACAACTATGGCAATGTGGTAACTAATATTAGAAAAAATCTATTTGACGCTTATCGCAAAGATAGACCGTATACGCTATTGGTTCGTAACCATAAAATAAACACGATCCATAAAGCATATAATGATTTTATAGATTACAGTTTAGAGAAGAGCCAGAGAAAAAGTGCAGGTGATTTATTGGCGATATTTAATTCATCTAACTATATAGAATTGGCAATATTTAAAAGTAACCTTACTACCGTAGGCGGAGCCTCTACCCTATTAGGATTAGATTACAGGGATACGATCATGGTAGATTTTGAGTAG
- a CDS encoding 3'-5' exonuclease, giving the protein MRLFKKTPKHLPDFWLKYENLFKEPQSKNFNELVFVVLDTETTGFSFEEDRILSIGAVKVKGETISVQEVFDIYLEQEKFNKETVPVHGLLKNGQRECIQEILALEKFLAYVGNAIIVAHHAGFDMGMLNTALERHGLPKLKNKVLDTGVIYKKTLLKSYLVQPKAQYSLDELAEKFSISKKDRHTALGDAYITAVAFLKIISRLKEKKNFTFKSLIR; this is encoded by the coding sequence ATGAGGCTATTTAAAAAAACACCCAAGCATTTACCTGATTTTTGGTTGAAATACGAGAACCTCTTTAAAGAACCTCAAAGTAAAAATTTCAATGAACTTGTTTTTGTAGTACTTGATACAGAAACCACAGGATTTAGTTTTGAAGAAGACAGAATACTTTCAATAGGTGCTGTAAAGGTCAAAGGGGAAACCATCTCTGTACAGGAAGTCTTTGATATTTATTTGGAACAAGAAAAATTCAATAAAGAAACCGTTCCTGTTCACGGTTTATTGAAAAATGGACAACGAGAATGTATTCAAGAAATTCTAGCCTTAGAAAAATTCTTGGCATATGTTGGCAATGCCATTATCGTTGCGCACCATGCAGGTTTTGATATGGGGATGCTAAATACCGCTTTAGAAAGGCATGGTTTACCCAAATTAAAAAACAAGGTCTTAGATACCGGTGTAATTTATAAGAAAACCCTTTTAAAATCTTATTTGGTGCAGCCCAAAGCCCAGTATTCATTAGATGAGCTTGCAGAAAAGTTCTCTATCTCCAAAAAAGATAGGCATACTGCATTAGGCGACGCTTACATAACAGCAGTCGCCTTTTTAAAAATCATTTCAAGATTAAAAGAAAAGAAAAACTTTACGTTTAAATCTTTGATCAGGTAA
- a CDS encoding DUF4870 domain-containing protein: MELVNKNAVAVREDRNLLVITHLSQYLDFVTGFGGLLVPLVIWLTTKDTVIGMNEHGKSVINFQLSLILYLIIGIPGILLFGLGILLLVFAGILSLVMPAINAIRASNGESPSYFGTIRFIS; encoded by the coding sequence ATGGAACTAGTAAATAAAAACGCAGTCGCAGTACGTGAAGACCGAAATCTATTGGTCATAACGCATTTATCTCAATATTTAGATTTTGTAACAGGCTTTGGCGGACTTCTTGTGCCGTTGGTAATTTGGTTAACCACCAAAGACACGGTTATAGGAATGAATGAACATGGTAAGTCTGTAATTAATTTTCAATTATCATTGATTTTGTATCTTATAATTGGTATTCCTGGTATTTTATTATTTGGACTTGGAATCTTATTGTTGGTTTTTGCAGGAATTTTATCTTTGGTAATGCCTGCTATTAACGCCATAAGAGCTAGTAACGGAGAATCGCCAAGTTATTTTGGTACCATACGTTTTATCTCATAA
- the dnaN gene encoding DNA polymerase III subunit beta → MKFIVSSTYLLKQLQILGGVINNSNTLPILDNFLFDLQKDKLTVSASDLETTMSSVITVDSDNEGTIAVPARLLLETLKTFPEQPLTFVVEDNNTVEISSNHGKYALAYADGAEFPKAVELTSPSSTTLLGDILATAINKTIFAAGNDDLRPVMSGVFFQFSPENLTFVATDAHKLVKYQRTDVRASQVAEFIMPKKPLTLLKGILAGSESDVLIEYNESNAKFSFEDTELICRLIDGKYPNYEAVIPKENPNKLTIARNQFLSSVRRVSIFSNKTTHQIRLKIAGAELNISAEDIDYSNKAEERLTCSYQGDDMQIGFNSRFLTEMLNNLSSDEVSLEMSLPNRAGILTPSDGLDEGEYVTMLVMPVMLNS, encoded by the coding sequence ATGAAATTTATAGTTTCAAGTACCTATTTGCTAAAACAACTCCAAATATTAGGAGGTGTAATCAACAACAGTAATACATTACCAATACTGGATAATTTCCTGTTCGACTTGCAAAAGGACAAACTAACTGTATCAGCGTCTGACCTAGAAACCACTATGAGTTCCGTTATAACGGTAGATTCGGATAACGAGGGAACCATTGCAGTACCTGCCAGATTACTTTTAGAAACGTTGAAAACTTTTCCGGAACAACCTTTGACATTTGTTGTTGAAGATAACAATACCGTAGAAATTAGTTCTAATCACGGTAAATATGCCTTAGCATATGCCGATGGAGCAGAATTTCCAAAAGCTGTGGAATTAACTAGCCCTAGTTCAACAACGTTACTTGGAGATATTCTTGCCACTGCTATCAACAAAACCATTTTTGCTGCCGGTAATGATGACCTAAGACCTGTAATGAGCGGTGTTTTCTTTCAATTTTCACCAGAGAATTTAACTTTTGTAGCAACAGATGCTCACAAATTGGTAAAATATCAACGTACAGATGTTAGAGCCTCACAGGTAGCAGAATTCATTATGCCCAAAAAACCTTTAACCTTATTAAAGGGAATTTTGGCGGGCAGCGAATCTGACGTTCTTATAGAATACAATGAAAGTAATGCCAAGTTTAGTTTTGAAGACACAGAGCTTATCTGTAGATTGATCGATGGTAAGTATCCAAACTATGAAGCGGTAATACCTAAAGAGAATCCAAACAAACTTACAATAGCCAGAAATCAATTCTTAAGTTCAGTAAGAAGGGTTTCTATTTTCTCAAATAAAACAACGCACCAGATCAGATTAAAAATTGCCGGTGCTGAATTGAACATTTCCGCAGAAGATATTGATTACTCTAACAAGGCAGAAGAAAGATTAACGTGTTCTTACCAAGGTGATGATATGCAAATAGGATTTAACTCAAGATTTTTAACTGAAATGCTGAACAACTTAAGTTCTGACGAAGTTTCTTTAGAAATGAGTTTACCTAACCGTGCCGGTATACTTACTCCTTCAGACGGTTTGGATGAAGGTGAATATGTAACCATGTTGGTAATGCCTGTTATGTTGAACAGTTAA
- a CDS encoding L-serine ammonia-lyase, which yields MESISVFDMLKIGVGPSSSHTLGPWRAAERWLARLNSKNNLENVEEVEVHLYGSLSLTGKGHATDYAVMLGLLGADPELVPIESIDPMISSIKNDHVLLLDGKYSIVFDPEKHIIFNKKFLPFHANGLKFQAKLKSGRKISKTYYSIGGGFVIGEDRKNAKRKVDMFKKFPFPVQKGTELLEFCKNEDLKISDLVLQNERSLREDKVIDHELNRIWSTMLECMYTGCHTEGTLPGGLKVKRRAFEMHNKLKSDLPYSTPQEWLQSIRQTEVKFRQILQWVSCFALSVNEVNASLGRVVTAPTNGSAGVIPAVLMYYMVIENHAGNFEHVKQFLLVAGEIGSIFKKGATISAAMGGCQAEIGVSSAMAAGALTELLGGTPEQVLMAAEIAMEHHLGLTCDPIGGLVQIPCIERNSMGAIKAINAAELALGSDPSAAKVPLDKVVQTMWETAKDMNSKYKETSEGGLAVGVFLSDC from the coding sequence ATAGAAAGCATTAGTGTTTTTGATATGTTAAAGATAGGCGTTGGTCCTTCCAGTTCACATACTCTTGGACCATGGCGTGCCGCAGAACGTTGGCTGGCACGGTTAAACTCTAAAAACAATCTTGAAAACGTTGAAGAAGTAGAGGTACATTTATATGGCTCTCTATCATTAACGGGTAAAGGGCATGCCACAGACTATGCCGTAATGTTAGGGCTATTGGGTGCCGATCCGGAATTAGTGCCTATTGAAAGTATAGACCCTATGATATCTTCAATAAAAAATGACCATGTGTTGCTTTTAGACGGTAAGTACAGTATTGTATTTGATCCGGAAAAACATATTATTTTCAATAAGAAGTTTTTGCCCTTTCATGCTAATGGCCTAAAATTTCAGGCAAAATTGAAATCTGGAAGAAAAATCTCAAAAACCTACTATTCTATTGGCGGTGGATTTGTAATTGGAGAAGACCGAAAAAATGCCAAGCGCAAAGTTGACATGTTCAAAAAATTTCCTTTTCCAGTGCAAAAAGGGACTGAGTTACTTGAGTTCTGCAAAAATGAAGACCTAAAGATATCTGACCTTGTTTTGCAGAATGAACGTTCTTTAAGAGAAGATAAGGTCATAGACCACGAACTTAATAGAATTTGGTCTACCATGCTAGAGTGCATGTACACCGGATGCCATACCGAAGGTACTTTACCCGGCGGGCTAAAAGTTAAGCGCAGGGCATTTGAAATGCATAACAAATTAAAAAGTGACCTACCCTACTCTACACCGCAGGAATGGTTGCAAAGTATTAGACAAACCGAGGTAAAATTTAGGCAAATTTTGCAATGGGTAAGCTGTTTTGCCCTAAGTGTAAATGAAGTAAATGCTTCTTTGGGCCGTGTAGTCACTGCACCTACAAACGGTAGTGCAGGTGTTATACCTGCCGTATTAATGTATTACATGGTCATTGAAAACCATGCCGGTAATTTTGAGCATGTAAAACAATTTTTATTAGTGGCGGGAGAAATAGGAAGTATCTTTAAAAAAGGAGCTACAATATCAGCGGCCATGGGTGGTTGCCAAGCAGAGATAGGAGTTTCGTCAGCAATGGCAGCGGGAGCTTTGACCGAACTTTTAGGCGGCACTCCAGAACAAGTTCTCATGGCTGCGGAAATAGCCATGGAGCATCATTTAGGACTTACTTGTGACCCTATAGGTGGTCTGGTACAGATACCATGTATAGAAAGAAATTCAATGGGAGCCATTAAAGCGATCAACGCCGCTGAACTTGCATTGGGTTCTGACCCTTCTGCAGCTAAAGTACCGCTAGATAAAGTTGTACAGACCATGTGGGAAACCGCCAAGGATATGAACTCTAAATACAAAGAAACCTCTGAAGGAGGACTAGCAGTAGGCGTTTTCTTAAGTGATTGCTAA
- the mnmE gene encoding tRNA uridine-5-carboxymethylaminomethyl(34) synthesis GTPase MnmE produces MIKTETIIALATPAGAGAIAVIRLSGPDAITIASKHFKSASGKILKDQKTHTIHLGYIMDGENVMDQALVSIFKDPHSYTGENVIEISCHGSPYIQQQIIQLFLRNGCRTADPGEFTLRAFLNGKMDLSQAEAVADLISSDNAASHQIAMQQMRGGFSNEIKHLRTELLNFASLIELELDFSEEDVEFADRTAFKELLARIQKVLQGLIDSFAVGNVIKNGIPVAIVGEPNVGKSTLLNAFLNEERALVSDIAGTTRDTIEDEISIGGIGFRFIDTAGIRETEDVVEGMGIKKTFEKIEQAQVILLLVDGSKLLVNDQKLKNTVIDFEKIKNKNPLKPLVLLVNKADTLSETDKEKIASQLDEVKYLSAKTGEGVEDLQNSLLEFVNTGALRNNETIVTNTRHYNSLLKALEEIEKVQFGMKAEISSDLMAIDVREALYHLGEITGQVTNDELLGNIFANFCIGK; encoded by the coding sequence ATGATTAAAACGGAAACTATCATAGCATTGGCCACTCCTGCAGGCGCAGGGGCAATTGCGGTCATAAGACTTTCTGGTCCAGATGCCATCACAATTGCGTCTAAGCACTTTAAGTCTGCATCAGGGAAAATTCTTAAAGACCAAAAAACCCATACCATTCATTTAGGTTATATCATGGATGGTGAAAATGTTATGGACCAAGCCCTTGTTTCTATTTTTAAAGATCCGCATTCATACACAGGCGAAAACGTCATAGAAATATCTTGTCACGGCTCGCCATATATTCAGCAGCAGATCATTCAGTTGTTTCTTAGAAATGGTTGTAGAACCGCAGACCCTGGAGAGTTTACGTTACGTGCCTTTCTTAACGGAAAAATGGATCTAAGTCAGGCAGAAGCAGTAGCCGATCTTATTTCTAGTGATAATGCAGCAAGCCATCAAATAGCCATGCAACAAATGCGTGGGGGTTTCAGTAATGAAATAAAACATTTACGCACAGAGCTTCTCAATTTTGCCTCATTAATAGAATTAGAACTCGATTTTTCAGAGGAAGATGTAGAATTTGCCGATCGTACCGCGTTCAAAGAATTATTGGCCAGAATTCAAAAGGTACTTCAAGGATTAATTGACTCTTTTGCTGTTGGCAATGTGATAAAAAACGGAATACCTGTTGCAATTGTAGGTGAGCCAAATGTGGGTAAATCTACACTATTGAATGCATTTTTAAATGAAGAGCGTGCATTGGTATCCGATATAGCAGGAACCACCAGGGACACCATAGAAGACGAAATTTCTATTGGCGGCATAGGATTTCGATTTATTGATACTGCCGGAATTAGGGAAACCGAAGATGTTGTGGAAGGAATGGGGATTAAAAAAACCTTTGAAAAAATTGAACAAGCACAAGTTATTTTATTGCTCGTTGATGGATCAAAACTTCTGGTAAATGACCAAAAGTTAAAAAACACAGTAATCGATTTTGAGAAAATAAAAAATAAGAATCCATTAAAGCCCTTGGTTCTTCTAGTAAATAAAGCCGATACCCTTTCTGAAACGGATAAGGAAAAAATTGCATCTCAATTAGACGAAGTAAAATACCTATCCGCAAAAACAGGTGAAGGTGTAGAAGATTTACAAAACAGCCTTTTGGAATTTGTAAATACAGGAGCACTCAGAAATAATGAAACCATTGTCACCAATACCCGCCATTACAACTCCCTTTTAAAAGCTTTAGAAGAAATAGAAAAAGTGCAGTTTGGTATGAAAGCAGAAATTTCTAGTGATTTAATGGCCATTGACGTTCGCGAAGCACTTTATCATTTAGGTGAGATTACCGGTCAAGTAACTAATGATGAGTTGTTAGGAAATATTTTCGCTAATTTTTGTATCGGGAAGTAA
- a CDS encoding phosphoribosylaminoimidazolesuccinocarboxamide synthase, translating into MANNTIYETEFNFPGQKDVYKGKVRSVYTLENDRLVMIATDRLSAFDVVMPKGIPYKGQILNQIATQMMASTEDIVPNWLTATPDPNVAVGVACEPFKIEMVIRGYLSGHAAREYKLGKRMLCGVAMPDGMKENDKFPNPIITPATKAEMGDHDEDISKEDILSKGIVSKEDYALLEKYTYALFERGTKIAAERGLILVDTKYEFGKTKEGEIVLIDEIHTPDSSRYFYSEGYQERQDANEPQKQLSKEFVRQWLIANNFQGLEGQTVPEMSDEYIESVSERYIELYEHITGEPFVKADTTHIHDRINRNVLNYLESL; encoded by the coding sequence ATGGCAAATAATACTATTTACGAAACAGAATTTAATTTTCCTGGTCAAAAAGATGTCTATAAGGGCAAGGTACGATCGGTATACACATTAGAAAATGATAGGTTGGTAATGATAGCGACCGATAGGTTGTCTGCATTTGATGTGGTTATGCCCAAAGGAATTCCTTATAAAGGGCAGATTTTGAATCAAATTGCAACTCAAATGATGGCATCTACCGAAGATATTGTGCCTAATTGGCTAACGGCAACACCTGACCCAAATGTAGCAGTAGGCGTAGCTTGTGAGCCTTTTAAAATTGAAATGGTTATTCGTGGATATTTATCTGGTCATGCCGCTAGGGAATATAAGTTGGGCAAAAGAATGCTTTGTGGCGTTGCAATGCCAGACGGAATGAAGGAAAACGATAAATTTCCCAATCCGATAATTACACCTGCGACCAAAGCGGAAATGGGTGATCATGATGAGGATATTTCTAAAGAGGATATTTTAAGTAAAGGGATTGTCTCTAAAGAGGATTATGCCTTACTGGAGAAATATACTTATGCTCTTTTTGAAAGAGGCACAAAAATAGCTGCAGAAAGAGGTTTGATTTTAGTGGATACCAAATATGAATTTGGAAAAACCAAAGAAGGTGAAATTGTATTGATAGATGAAATACATACCCCAGATTCTTCAAGGTACTTTTATTCTGAAGGGTATCAGGAAAGACAAGATGCCAATGAACCTCAAAAACAATTGTCAAAAGAGTTTGTAAGACAATGGTTGATTGCCAATAATTTTCAAGGTTTGGAAGGACAGACGGTACCTGAGATGTCAGATGAGTATATTGAATCGGTTTCGGAAAGATATATTGAATTATATGAGCATATCACCGGAGAACCTTTTGTAAAGGCAGATACTACGCATATTCATGATAGAATCAACAGAAACGTTTTAAATTATCTTGAGAGTCTATAG
- a CDS encoding DeoR/GlpR family DNA-binding transcription regulator, translated as MQKTDRHQVIVEEVQLHNRVLLTDLANILNVSMDTVRRDIKELDELKKLRKVHGGAISNGFNTYSDRSKEIFEQDSKVKIAKKGISLLKNGDVVLISGGSTNLELAKLIPRKMDLTFFTPSLPMAIELLNNKTHHHEVYIIGGKLSKESQLVTGGVSINSLTDISVDVCFLGTGYLDSEKGITETDLEIAQLKKAMIDSSKRLVALTISKKLNTVSRYKICEINTLTDLVTELEPSAKILESYTSKGVNLV; from the coding sequence TTGCAAAAAACCGATAGACATCAAGTTATAGTAGAAGAGGTTCAATTACATAATAGGGTGTTATTGACAGATTTAGCCAACATTCTAAATGTGTCAATGGATACCGTTAGGCGAGATATAAAAGAGCTTGATGAATTAAAGAAATTGCGAAAAGTTCATGGAGGAGCAATCTCTAATGGATTCAATACCTATTCCGATCGGTCTAAGGAGATTTTTGAACAGGATAGTAAAGTGAAGATTGCAAAAAAAGGCATCTCTCTTTTAAAAAATGGTGATGTTGTTCTTATAAGTGGCGGGTCTACCAACTTGGAGCTAGCTAAACTTATTCCTAGAAAAATGGACCTTACCTTTTTTACGCCAAGTTTACCTATGGCAATTGAACTTTTGAATAATAAAACTCATCATCATGAAGTATACATAATAGGAGGTAAGCTGTCAAAGGAATCCCAATTGGTTACTGGGGGAGTGTCTATTAATAGTTTAACGGATATTTCTGTGGATGTCTGTTTTTTAGGCACGGGATATTTAGATAGTGAAAAAGGAATTACTGAAACCGATTTGGAAATTGCGCAGTTAAAGAAGGCTATGATAGATTCGTCTAAAAGATTGGTGGCTTTAACCATCAGTAAAAAGTTAAATACTGTAAGTCGTTATAAAATATGTGAAATTAATACACTAACTGATTTAGTCACAGAGCTAGAGCCCTCTGCCAAGATTTTGGAATCCTACACGAGTAAAGGGGTTAATCTGGTTTAA
- a CDS encoding PhoH family protein, whose product MNEIILELTEISPREFFGQQNEHIDLLKKYFPKLKIVARGNKIKAFGDEELLEEFERRFDMLTQHFIKYNKLDENSIERVLTSSDDEELKSSKNSGETLVHGVSGRLIKAQTANQRRLVDASKKNDMVFAIGPAGTGKTYTGVALAVKALKEKQVKKIILTRPAVEAGENLGFLPGDLKEKLDPYMQPLYDALRDMIPAEKLVHYIENGTIQIAPMAFMRGRTLDNAFVILDEAQNTTHAQMKMFLTRMGRNARFLITGDPGQIDLPRRTISGLKEALLILNNVEGIEVIYLDDKDVIRHKLVKKVIDAYKTIEHHN is encoded by the coding sequence TTGAACGAGATAATTCTAGAACTTACCGAAATTAGCCCAAGAGAATTTTTTGGGCAGCAAAATGAGCATATTGATTTATTGAAAAAGTACTTTCCGAAGTTGAAGATTGTTGCCCGTGGCAATAAGATAAAGGCTTTTGGGGACGAAGAACTTCTGGAAGAGTTTGAGAGGCGGTTTGATATGCTTACACAGCATTTCATCAAATACAATAAATTAGATGAAAATAGTATTGAGCGTGTACTTACCAGCTCTGATGACGAAGAATTGAAATCTTCAAAGAATAGTGGTGAAACTTTGGTGCATGGTGTTAGTGGTAGGTTGATCAAGGCACAGACAGCCAACCAACGTCGCTTGGTAGATGCTTCTAAAAAGAATGATATGGTTTTTGCCATTGGACCTGCCGGAACTGGTAAAACTTACACCGGTGTTGCGCTTGCGGTAAAAGCTTTAAAAGAAAAACAGGTTAAAAAAATCATATTGACCAGACCAGCGGTTGAAGCTGGTGAGAACTTAGGTTTTTTACCAGGTGATTTAAAGGAAAAGCTAGATCCTTATATGCAGCCTTTGTATGACGCGTTAAGGGATATGATCCCGGCGGAGAAGTTGGTGCATTATATCGAGAACGGAACCATACAAATTGCCCCAATGGCCTTTATGCGTGGTAGAACCTTGGATAATGCCTTTGTTATATTAGATGAGGCGCAGAATACTACCCATGCCCAAATGAAAATGTTTTTGACAAGAATGGGTAGAAATGCACGATTTTTAATAACTGGTGATCCAGGACAAATAGATTTACCACGTAGAACCATTTCTGGATTAAAGGAAGCATTACTTATTTTAAATAATGTAGAGGGTATAGAAGTCATATATCTAGATGACAAAGATGTAATACGCCATAAGTTGGTTAAAAAAGTTATTGACGCGTATAAAACTATAGAACATCACAATTAA
- a CDS encoding DUF294 nucleotidyltransferase-like domain-containing protein, producing MKNLISERVADFIKNYPPFNALDHKSLFQLAEHVVIIYKEKNSIIFSVDENQHAHFYLVHKGAITLNNPTTSNILDYCDEGDIFGLRPLFANENYKLEARAHEESIIYGIPIDIFKPIAKQNEQVTIFLMESFASNTRNPYAKSQKGQLYDTEDSETTNNEVVLPDLQLASYSKKLITCSTRTTIQKAAEIMTKKQIGSILVVNKELPVGIITDKDFRNKVITGKQPITASVKTIMASPVITYPKNLTITQAQMAMMKSNISHLVITEDGTPNTPALGILSKHDVMVSLGDNPAVLVKAIKRTTRIKKIKQLRKSIMVLLTGYLEQNIPLGLIAKIISELNDTCIKQVVEISIAKMDTPPPTNFAWLALGSQGRSEQLLHTDQDNALVFEDVPEEDLPKTTTYFLELAKHITKGLNTIGYEYCPADMMASNPKWCLSLQEWKNKLSYWISNPGPNEVLMSSIFFDYSLAYGERSLLDNMSEHIFRTVEKYPIFLVHLANGALQSPSPTGFFRQFLVEQDGQHKDFFDLKSRALRPLIDAARVLILSHSVKAISNTWERYEKLAELEPNNQELYLACSYATKALLKFRTRQGLLHHDSGRFIELEQLTKQEKMKLKRTFKAIKEIQELITLRFKVTNILG from the coding sequence ATGAAAAATCTTATTTCTGAAAGAGTAGCGGATTTTATTAAGAATTACCCTCCGTTCAACGCACTTGACCATAAGTCATTATTTCAATTGGCCGAACACGTAGTCATTATTTATAAAGAGAAAAATAGCATCATTTTCTCTGTTGATGAAAACCAACACGCTCATTTCTATTTGGTTCATAAGGGCGCGATAACGTTGAACAACCCTACGACCTCCAATATTCTTGACTATTGCGATGAAGGCGATATTTTTGGCCTACGACCGCTTTTTGCCAATGAAAACTACAAATTAGAGGCTAGAGCACATGAAGAATCTATTATCTATGGTATTCCTATAGACATATTCAAACCAATTGCAAAACAGAACGAGCAAGTAACGATTTTTTTAATGGAGAGTTTTGCCTCCAATACGCGCAACCCTTACGCCAAAAGTCAAAAAGGTCAGCTTTACGATACGGAAGACAGTGAAACAACCAATAATGAAGTAGTACTACCAGATTTACAATTAGCTAGTTATTCTAAAAAGCTAATTACCTGTTCAACACGTACTACCATACAAAAGGCAGCTGAGATAATGACCAAAAAGCAAATTGGATCCATTCTTGTTGTCAACAAAGAACTACCTGTAGGTATCATAACAGATAAAGATTTTAGAAATAAGGTAATAACGGGCAAACAGCCTATAACCGCATCGGTAAAGACTATTATGGCTTCACCGGTAATAACCTACCCAAAAAATCTAACCATTACACAGGCTCAAATGGCTATGATGAAAAGTAACATCAGTCATTTGGTGATCACCGAAGATGGTACTCCAAACACCCCAGCTTTAGGTATATTATCTAAACATGACGTAATGGTTTCCTTGGGTGACAACCCCGCAGTTTTGGTCAAAGCCATAAAACGAACAACGCGCATAAAGAAAATAAAGCAGCTCAGAAAAAGTATTATGGTGCTTTTAACGGGGTATTTGGAACAAAATATTCCACTAGGATTAATCGCAAAAATTATCTCAGAACTTAATGACACCTGTATAAAACAAGTAGTAGAAATATCCATAGCAAAAATGGACACCCCTCCACCAACCAATTTTGCATGGTTGGCTTTAGGAAGTCAAGGTAGAAGTGAACAATTGTTACACACTGATCAAGATAATGCCTTAGTTTTTGAAGATGTGCCAGAAGAGGATTTACCAAAGACTACCACGTATTTTTTAGAGCTTGCCAAACATATAACCAAAGGACTTAATACTATTGGATATGAGTATTGCCCTGCAGATATGATGGCATCAAACCCTAAATGGTGTTTAAGTTTACAAGAATGGAAAAATAAACTATCATACTGGATCAGCAACCCTGGACCAAATGAAGTATTAATGTCATCTATATTTTTTGATTACAGTTTGGCTTACGGAGAAAGAAGTTTGTTGGACAACATGTCTGAACACATATTTAGAACTGTAGAAAAGTACCCTATTTTCTTGGTGCATTTGGCAAATGGCGCATTACAGAGTCCGTCACCCACCGGCTTCTTTAGACAGTTTTTAGTAGAGCAGGATGGACAGCATAAAGATTTTTTCGATTTAAAAAGTAGAGCATTAAGACCTTTGATAGATGCAGCCAGGGTATTAATATTATCGCATTCAGTAAAAGCTATTAGCAACACTTGGGAGCGTTATGAAAAATTGGCGGAGTTGGAACCAAACAATCAAGAATTATATTTAGCTTGCTCTTACGCTACAAAGGCTTTACTTAAATTTAGAACAAGACAAGGGCTTTTACATCATGATTCTGGTAGATTTATTGAATTGGAGCAATTGACAAAACAGGAAAAAATGAAATTGAAGCGCACCTTTAAAGCGATAAAAGAAATACAAGAATTGATCACGCTTCGTTTTAAGGTCACCAATATTTTAGGATAA